AATCGCTGCGAGCATGAGTATCGGACGCATTACCGCGCTGCGAGGCGCGCCGGATGCATTGATGACAACGAGCTCGGAATCCTGGTTCATTGTCGAAAGTGTCTGCGTAATTGCAATGATCAACGCAAAAGGCATGACAAGAGGAATTGCGGACGGAATCAGCAGCGAACTGAACTGAATGATTGTCTGAATTGATTGACCGCTTGTGGTGAGAAAGTCGACACGTTGCAGTACCTGCACAGTCCACGTAATGCCCACTGCGGCGCCCAACACCGCAAAGAACATAATCGCCACGCGGCGGAGGATGTACAACTCAATCAATTTCATAGGTGGAGTTTACATCCCGGTTCCGTTGAAGGAGCCTGTCCCTAAAGAAACAACGCTCGTAAATGAATATTCAGTCTAACTGCACTTGGCTAAAATTAGCCGAACAAATTTGGTTAACAGATTACTAAAGATTTTCAGCCGAAGCTAGCGCTCGCTTCTCTAAAGGGAGAGCGTGGCTGGTTGCAACCTGTTTTTGCTGAACATAGGTGGGTACGGAAACGGAGCTTGGCAAGTTGTCACCGAAGTTAACGCAAAACTGATTTTCATGATGCGGCGGACTTGCCGTTTCGCCATATTCGTCTCACATGAGTAAGGAAAAGTCGCGACACAATCGTGTCATCTCATTGTCTGGTCTTTGTTTGGAGTTGTTATGTCGAAACGTCCTTCCATTTCTTTCAGTGAATTTTCAGCACCGCAAAAAGGCGTAAGCATTGTTCTGGTCGCCAAGGGCGGCGGCTTCGCAGAAGAAGCAGGCCACGCGGCAGGCGGAGCCGAAAAAATCACTCGAATCGCCGAAATTGCAGGCTTTACAGGTGCTTTGGGCAAGACTGCAGAAGCGATTGACACCTCGGAAGGCGGCGTAGACAAGGTCGTTCTGGTTGGCGTCGGCGACCCCGGCGAACTTGGTAATGATGATTGGATTAAGATTGGCGGCGCAGCTTTTTCGCGAATCGGCAAGGCCGAACGCGCGACCCTAACGCTGGCTCTGCCTGAAACGACAATTGCGGGCGATGAAGCAGGCGACGTTGCTCTGGGTATGATTCTCCGCTCATACGAGTTCAATCGCTACAAGACCCGCAAGAGCGAAGAAAACGCCGAACCGAAGCACGCAGCAAAAATTCATATTCAGACGGCAGATGTTCACAGTGCCAAAAGAGCGCTTGAAGTTGCCGAGGCTGTGGCCGACGGTGTTCTTAAGGCGCGCGACCTCGTCAATGAGCCTGCCAATATTCTCGGCCCTGTAGAATTTGCAGAAGAAGCCGAAAAGCTTGAAAAGCTTGGCGTAAAGGTCGAAGTTCTCGGCGAAAAAGAAATGAAGAAGCTCGGCATGGGCTCGCTTCTGGGTGTTTCACAGGGCTCGGTTCGTCCACCACGTCTGGTCATCATGGAATGGCAGGGTGCCAAGTCCAAGGAGAAGCCGGTTGCCTTCGTGGGCAAGGGCGTTGTTTTCGATACTGGCGGCATCTCGATCAAGCCTGCTGCTGGTATGGAAGAAATGAAAGGCGACATGGGTGGCGCTGCAGCCGTTACCGGCTTGATGCGCGCTCTTGCTGGTCGCAAGGCGAAGGTCAATGCTATCGGCGTGATCGGTCTTGTTGAGAATATGCCGGATGGCAATGCTCAGCGTCCGGGTGATATCGTTACATCGATGTCTGGCCAGACAATCGAAGTGATTAACACCGATGCTGAAGGCCGCCTCGTGCTGGCAGATGCACTCTACTACACCAATGATCGTTTCAAGCCGCAGTTCATGATCAATCTCGCTACGCTGACCGGCGCGATCGTGGTTGCACTCGGTACGCATCATGCTGGTCTATTCTCGAACGATGACGAGCTTGCTGATCAGCTTTATGAAGCAGGTCAGGCAACTGGTGAAAAGCTGTGGCGTATGCCGCTCGGCAAGGAATACGACAAGATGATCGATTCCAAGTTTGCCGATATGAAGAACAGCTCAGGCCGCTATGCAGGCTCGATCACCGCGGCGCAGTTCCTCAAGCGTTTCGTGGGCGATACGCCATGGGCGCATCTCGATGTGGCCGGAACAGCTATGGGATCGCCAACAAATGAGTATAGCCAATCGTGGGCTTCGGGTTACGGCGTTCGGCTTCTCGACCGACTTGTCCGCGATAATTTCGAAAGCTGAATTCGATTCAAGAACAATATGTTGGGGCGAGAAGGTGAATCACTTTCTTCGCCCCCATCAATAATTTAAAGAGAGCGCATGGCTGAAATTCTCTTTTACCACCTGACAGAATCGACACTGGATGAAGCCCTGCCGGGGCTTGTAGAACGCTCCCTCGGGCGCGGTTGGCGTGTGACGATTCAGGCCGTGAGTGATGAAAGACGGGATGCGCTCGATAGTCTGCTTTGGACATTCTCTGACACATCTTTCGTGGCTCATGGCACCGACAAGGAACCGCACCCTGAACAGCAGCCGGTGCTACTGACAACCTCGGAAGCCAATCCCAACGGAGCAACGGTTCGCTTTCTCGTGGAAGGTGCTGCATTGGAACAAGCGGGCGGCTACGAGCGACTTGTTGTCATGTTTGACGGGCATGATCAGGATCAGCTCGAACATGCTCGCGCGCAGTGGAAAGCCTTCAAGACGGAGAACCACGATTTGACCTACTGGCAACAGACACCAGATCGTCGTTGGGAGCGCAAAGCCTGATGCGTGCAATTTTCGTTGCGATGATTATTGCGGGTTTTGGTCTCGCCCTTGGTTATCCCTGGTATGTGCGTCACTTCACTGGTGACGAGATTGGCCGTTGGCCAATTCTGGAAAGCCGTCAGGGTGGCTTCATCACACAGGAAATCAAGCTTGAGGCGAGCGACGCGCCTGTACGTATTTTCCTCGATGCAGTGCCGCTGCCTGGCTATGTGCCTGCCGAGCGCCGCTCGGCCGTAACGCTGGCCGTGAGCCGGAATGGAGTTCCCGTTCTGTCGCAAGGTCTCGATTTCGCTTCGACCAGTAGCTCTATCAACACAGATCGCCCGCAGGATGGCAGCGTGTTGCGCCAGAGTGCAGGCGATATTGATCCGGTTTTATCCGGCACTTATGCTTTCCGCGCCGTGCAGGGCAATACGGATGGCCTGCAACTCTCCAAAGTCGAACTGGTGCTTAGGCGAGGGGCTGAAGAAGCTGATGAGACCTACACCACGATTGGCCTCATCATTGGCGTGCTCGGCGTTTATGCGCTTATGCGGACGCGTATTCGCCGCCCGCAAGTTTAATCAGCCATTGCCTCTTCATGTTCGGAAGACATTTCAAGCCATTTGTCTTCCGCATCGGCAAGCGCTGATTTCGCTTCGCTCATCTCTTTATTGATCCGGATCGCTTTCTGTGGTTCCTTTTCATAAAGAGCGGGGTCTTCCAGCTGCGATGTGAAGCCGTGAATCTGTTTCTGCAGTTTCTGCATCAAGCTCTCGGTTTCTTTAATCTTTTTGAGCAGGGGCGCCAGTGTTTCGCGCTTCTGGGCGGCAAGTTTACGCTGTTCCGCCTTGTTGACCTTCGGGCCTTCTTCGCGCTCTGAGGCCTGTTCACCCTTGGCATCGGCGAGAACAATCTGGCGGTATTCGTCCAGATCGCCATCAAATGCTTTTACGCGACCCTCACGCACCAGCCATAGCCGCTCCATGGTCGCTTCGATCAGGTGACGATCATGCGCGATCAGAATAACGGCGCCGTTGTAGGCGTTGAGAGCGTGAACCAGTTCCTCGCGGCTATCAATATCAAGGTGGTTGGTCGGTTCGTCGAGGATCAGCAGGTTTGGGCCATGGAAAGTCGCAAGGCCCATTAGCAGGCGTGCCTTTTCACCACCTGAGAGATCCTTGGCGGGCGTCAGCATTTTCTCAGTCGAAAGCCCCATCTGGGCAACGCGTGCACGAACTTTGGCTTCAGGTTCAAGCGGCATCAGCTTGCGCACATGCTCGATCGCGTTGTCTTCCGGTATCAGATCATCCATCTGATGTTGGGCAAAGAACGCAACTTTCAGATTGGGCGAAAGCGTGAGATTGCCTTTTTCGGGCTGCAACCGACCGGCAATCAGCTTGGCGAGCGTCGACTTACCATTACCGTTGGAGCCGAGCAGCGCAATGCGATCATCATTGTCGATGCGCAGCGTGACGTTTCGCAACACAGGCTTACCCGGCACATAGCCGACATCGGCATGGTCAAGCGCGATGATTGGCGAGGCGGCTTTCTTTTCCGCGTCAGGGAAGCGGAACGGCTGCACATTGCTTTCGACGTAAAGGTCTATTGGTTTCAGCTTTTCCAGCGCCTTCATACGCGATTGCGCCTGTCTGGCCTTCGACGCCTTGGCACGGAAGCGTTCCACAAAAGCTTCCATGTGTTTGCGATGTGCTTCCTGTTTCACATGGGCTTTTTGCTGAAGCTCCAGCATTTCATGACGTTGCCGCTCGAACTGATCATAGTTGCCACGCCAGAAGCTGATTTTCTTCTGATCAAGATGCATGATTGATGACGTAGCAGAATTCAGCAGATCGCGATCATGGCTGATGATGATGACGGTATGCGGATAGCGCTTCACATAATCAACAAGCCACAACACGCCTTCAAGATCGAGATAGTTGGTCGGTTCATCGAGCAACAGCAAATCCGGCTCAGCAAAAAGCACTGCTGCAAGTGCCACGCGCATACGCCAGCCGCCCGAGAAAGCGGATGCAGGGCGGCGTTGTGCTTCTGTGTTGAAACCGAGACCGGACAGGATCGCGCCCGCGCGTGATTCCGCCGAATGCGCATTGATATCGGCCAGTCGGGTATGAATTTCGGCAATGCGATGCGGATCGGTCGCTGTTTCAGCTTCTTCGAGAAGTGCTGTTCGTTCCTTATCCGCCTTCATGACGATTTCTATCAGCGCATCTTCCGTGCCGGGAGCTTCCTGAGCCACCTGACCAATGCGTGTGTTCTTCGGCAGAGAAATGCTGCCGGTCTCGGAAGCCATATCACCGGTAATCACGCGGAAAAGCGTGGATTTTCCAGTGCCGTTGCGGCCAACAAAACCCGTCTTCGATCCCGCAGGCAGTGTGACACTGGCGTGGTCGATCAGAAGGCGTCCGGCGATGCGTACAGAGATATCGTCAAGAATAAGCATGGTGAGAAGGCTTTTGCACGGCTTGAGAAATTTCCGCAAGTATCATCTGAACCAATATCAGGCGAAGCGGCGTCCTGCTTCAGTGCGCTGAAACTGAATGAGATCAAGTGACGGCGCATCCGCGCTCAAACGCGTGAGTGCTGAATGAATTTGCCCGCGATGGTGCGTCTGATGATTAAAGAGATGAGCGAGTGCTGGCGCGACGCGTTGGCTGATGGTGCGCACATTGGTTGCCGTCATATAGGTGAAGCGTCCTGCGAGCTGTGCGGCATTCATGCTTTCAACATAGTTGCAGATACGTTCGTCTTCTGCCTTCCTCATATCCCGTAGCTTGATGAAATCGTCGGTTATGATGGCATCAAGCTGGTTGGGGTGATCACCTTCGCCGGTGAAGCGCTTCATCCAGATGCGATCCGTCACCAGAAGATGATTGAAAGTACGATGGATCGAGCCGAAGAAAAGGCCGAGGTCGAGCCTGTAATCGACATCGCTCAGATCGGCCGCTGCGGAATAGAGCAGTTCATTGGCCCAGCGATTATAATAGGCGAACATTTGAAAGTGCTGTTCCATCTTTCCCCCGCATGTGAATCGAATTTACACATCTATGCAGTCAATTTTCTGCCGTCTCAAGATGATAAGAGGCAAGGCTGAGGGGCTACCCCTTGGCAATTGAGGCTATCAACGCTATAGAGCCTCACTTTTCAAATTTTCCATCAAACAAGGTGTCATAATGGCAATCGAACGTACCTTCTCCATGATCAAGCCTGATGCGACCCGCCGTAACCTGACCGGTGCTATCACCGCTAAGCTCGAAGAAGCTGGTCTGCGCGTTGTCGCTTCCAAGCGCGTATGGATGAGCCTGCGTGAAGCTGAAGGCTTCTACGCTGTTCACAAGGAACGCCCTTTCTTTGGCGAACTGACTGAATTCATGTCTTCCGGCCCAACCATCGTTCAGGTTCTCGAAGGCGAAAACGCAATTTCCAAAAACCGTGAAGTCATGGGCGCAACCAACCCTGCAAACGCAGACGCTGGTACGATCCGCAAGGAATTCGCTCTGTCGATCGGCGAAAACTCGGTTCACGGTTCGGACGCTCCTGAAACAGCTGCTGAAGAAATCGCTTACTGGTTCTCCGGCACCGAAATCGTTGGCTAATTGCTTATAGATGAATTGAAAAAGCCCGGTCTCTCGACCGGGCTTTTTTATTTAAGCATTGAGGCGATCAAAGGCTTTGTGCAAGCCTTGCCAACTCGTCACCACCTTCATCGATCAGGACGAGTTTTCCAGAATCCATTTTATATGAACGCGTCTTGCCAAGCACATCAAGGAATTTGCGTTCCTGATTCATCAGGGCAGGCGGGCATTGCATATAGGTGGAGCCGATCTCGGCGAATGAAATATTGCTGCCCGAGATCGTCGCCTTGCTCATGAAGCGGTTGCAGCCACCCGAGCCGCTGACAGTGCCGTTTGAATCAACCAGAAGGGTGGTCTGGGCAGTATCGACTACGCCGCCGCCTTGAATGTCTTCTGCGAGCCAATCCTTGCCTTCAATACCAATGGCAACCGATTCATCCGCGCTTTTACGAACCATCACGACTTTAAGTTCAATTGGTTCCTGAGGATTTTTCGGGTCAACTGTGTAACGTTCGTCGGTTACAAACCAAAGCGTATCACCTGCAACAATGCGCGCCTGAAGGGCATAGGTGTGTTGCGGCTCGATCTCATCAGTATCGAAATTGATTGCAAAAGGGATTGGCGATCCCTGTGGTGCTTCTATCCGCGTTTCGCCGATGGTCTTGGATGGCGCATCGGCAAGAGATACATCGGTGAGCTGCACAACAAGGTGCGCTTCTGGTGGGAGAGCGATGCGCTCGCGATAAACAACCTTACCGCTGATTGTTTTGTCAGCGGCAATACTGGCAGTCGGCATGGACGTCGTAAAAAACATGGCAGCACCGCCGAGCACACCAATACCCGCAGTGAGCGCTGCCACGATTGAAAGAGTTTTCGTCAGTCCTTTTAGCATCGCCAAATCCGAAACTTCCGTTCCCCGCATTTGTTGTCATGTGCTTTTGAGCGGCGCGAACAATCTGTCGATTGGTTCATTGGCCCAAGCTCAATGGCATCAAGATTCATGAGGCAGACAATAAACGCCGCTTCATGTGAAAATTGTGGCAGCGCGGTAACACGCTATCCAAAATACCCTATATTCTAGTGGCTTAAATAGTTAATTCGCCATTAAATAGCGCGAGCGAAATTCTTTCCAATGTAAAAAAGAATTTCATCTGCGACAACTTGCCCAAAAGAAGAAGCGTTCAGTGCTTCTGCCAGCGTTCTCGACTTTGGTCGTCTTCAGCCTTTGATTCGACCCAGCTGCCGGTGCCGCCGTCAATCAAATGCTCGCGTTTCCAGAACGGCGCTCCAGTTTTCATGAAGTCCATCAGGAATGACGCGGCTTCAAAAGCGGCCTGACGATGAGCTGATGCCGTGACGACCAGGACAATGTTTTCGCCAGGTTTAACAAGACCATAGCGATGGATGATAGAA
The Ochrobactrum sp. BTU1 DNA segment above includes these coding regions:
- a CDS encoding ATP-binding cassette domain-containing protein codes for the protein MLILDDISVRIAGRLLIDHASVTLPAGSKTGFVGRNGTGKSTLFRVITGDMASETGSISLPKNTRIGQVAQEAPGTEDALIEIVMKADKERTALLEEAETATDPHRIAEIHTRLADINAHSAESRAGAILSGLGFNTEAQRRPASAFSGGWRMRVALAAVLFAEPDLLLLDEPTNYLDLEGVLWLVDYVKRYPHTVIIISHDRDLLNSATSSIMHLDQKKISFWRGNYDQFERQRHEMLELQQKAHVKQEAHRKHMEAFVERFRAKASKARQAQSRMKALEKLKPIDLYVESNVQPFRFPDAEKKAASPIIALDHADVGYVPGKPVLRNVTLRIDNDDRIALLGSNGNGKSTLAKLIAGRLQPEKGNLTLSPNLKVAFFAQHQMDDLIPEDNAIEHVRKLMPLEPEAKVRARVAQMGLSTEKMLTPAKDLSGGEKARLLMGLATFHGPNLLILDEPTNHLDIDSREELVHALNAYNGAVILIAHDRHLIEATMERLWLVREGRVKAFDGDLDEYRQIVLADAKGEQASEREEGPKVNKAEQRKLAAQKRETLAPLLKKIKETESLMQKLQKQIHGFTSQLEDPALYEKEPQKAIRINKEMSEAKSALADAEDKWLEMSSEHEEAMAD
- a CDS encoding DinB family protein, with the translated sequence MEQHFQMFAYYNRWANELLYSAAADLSDVDYRLDLGLFFGSIHRTFNHLLVTDRIWMKRFTGEGDHPNQLDAIITDDFIKLRDMRKAEDERICNYVESMNAAQLAGRFTYMTATNVRTISQRVAPALAHLFNHQTHHRGQIHSALTRLSADAPSLDLIQFQRTEAGRRFA
- a CDS encoding META domain-containing protein — protein: MLKGLTKTLSIVAALTAGIGVLGGAAMFFTTSMPTASIAADKTISGKVVYRERIALPPEAHLVVQLTDVSLADAPSKTIGETRIEAPQGSPIPFAINFDTDEIEPQHTYALQARIVAGDTLWFVTDERYTVDPKNPQEPIELKVVMVRKSADESVAIGIEGKDWLAEDIQGGGVVDTAQTTLLVDSNGTVSGSGGCNRFMSKATISGSNISFAEIGSTYMQCPPALMNQERKFLDVLGKTRSYKMDSGKLVLIDEGGDELARLAQSL
- a CDS encoding DNA polymerase III subunit chi, with amino-acid sequence MAEILFYHLTESTLDEALPGLVERSLGRGWRVTIQAVSDERRDALDSLLWTFSDTSFVAHGTDKEPHPEQQPVLLTTSEANPNGATVRFLVEGAALEQAGGYERLVVMFDGHDQDQLEHARAQWKAFKTENHDLTYWQQTPDRRWERKA
- a CDS encoding leucyl aminopeptidase; protein product: MSKRPSISFSEFSAPQKGVSIVLVAKGGGFAEEAGHAAGGAEKITRIAEIAGFTGALGKTAEAIDTSEGGVDKVVLVGVGDPGELGNDDWIKIGGAAFSRIGKAERATLTLALPETTIAGDEAGDVALGMILRSYEFNRYKTRKSEENAEPKHAAKIHIQTADVHSAKRALEVAEAVADGVLKARDLVNEPANILGPVEFAEEAEKLEKLGVKVEVLGEKEMKKLGMGSLLGVSQGSVRPPRLVIMEWQGAKSKEKPVAFVGKGVVFDTGGISIKPAAGMEEMKGDMGGAAAVTGLMRALAGRKAKVNAIGVIGLVENMPDGNAQRPGDIVTSMSGQTIEVINTDAEGRLVLADALYYTNDRFKPQFMINLATLTGAIVVALGTHHAGLFSNDDELADQLYEAGQATGEKLWRMPLGKEYDKMIDSKFADMKNSSGRYAGSITAAQFLKRFVGDTPWAHLDVAGTAMGSPTNEYSQSWASGYGVRLLDRLVRDNFES
- the ndk gene encoding nucleoside-diphosphate kinase, with amino-acid sequence MAIERTFSMIKPDATRRNLTGAITAKLEEAGLRVVASKRVWMSLREAEGFYAVHKERPFFGELTEFMSSGPTIVQVLEGENAISKNREVMGATNPANADAGTIRKEFALSIGENSVHGSDAPETAAEEIAYWFSGTEIVG